In Jaculus jaculus isolate mJacJac1 chromosome 4, mJacJac1.mat.Y.cur, whole genome shotgun sequence, a single genomic region encodes these proteins:
- the LOC123460254 gene encoding LOW QUALITY PROTEIN: eukaryotic translation initiation factor 5-like (The sequence of the model RefSeq protein was modified relative to this genomic sequence to represent the inferred CDS: inserted 2 bases in 1 codon), with the protein MRARTFQRSPGSALPVWTRTSLGQPLPLLGGSTCPAAPPLPPAPPLRIRFPAPLPPSPRRAALGLCLYLTKTSCCAAIDRRYQKVAIKDLFILLIRSLISQNVCRVRPVLSLQDAASDCQDPTKYFGCELGAQTQFDVKNDRYIVNGSHEANKLQDMLDGFIKKFVLCPECENPETDLHVNTKKQTIGNSCKACGYRGMLDTHHKLCTFILKNPPENSDSGTGKKEKEKKNRKGKDKENGSVSSSETPPPPPPNEISPPPHAVEEEKDDDWGEDTTEEAQSRRMDEISDHAKVLTLSDDLERTVEERVNILFDFVKKKKEEGIIDSSDKEIVAEAERLDVKAMGPLVLTEVLFNEKIREQIKKYRRHYLRFCHNNKKAQRYLLHGLECVVAMHQAQLISKIPHILKEMYDADLLEEEVIISWSEKASKKYVSKELAKEXRIKAEPFIKLLKEAEEESSGGEEEDEDENIEVVYSKTASVRKVETVKSDNKDDDIDIDAI; encoded by the exons atgagagCGAGAACATTCCAGAGGTCGCCAGGCTCGGCGCTGCCGGTGTGGACGCGGACGTCGCTGGGACAGCCCCTCCCGCTGCTCGGCGGCAGCACCTGTCCGGCCGCCCCTCCGCTTCCGCCCGCCCCGCCCCTTCGGATCCGGTTTCCAGCGCCTCTTCCTCCCAGTCCCAGGCGAGCCGCGTTGGGTTTATGTCTTTATTTGACGAAAACGAGCTGTTGCGCAGCCATTG ACAGAAGATACCAAAAAGTTGCAATCAAAGATCTCTTCATCTTATTGATAAGGTCACTAATAAGCCAAAATGTCTGTCGTGTCAGACCAGTTCTATCGTTACAAGATGCCGCGTCTGATTGCCAAGATCCCACCAAATATTTTGGTTGTGAGCTGGGAGCACAGACCCAGTTTGATGTTAAGAATGACCGTTACATTGTCAATGGATCTCATGAGGCGAATAAGCTGCAAGACATGTTGGATGGGTTCATTAAAAAATTTGTTCTCTGTCCCGAGTGTGAGAATCCTGAAACAGATCTGCATGTCAATACAAAGAAGCAAACAATAGGTAATTCTTGTAAAGCTTGTGGCTATCGAGGCATGCTTGACACACATCATAAACTCTGTACATTCATTCTCAAAAACCCACCTGAGAACAGTGACAGTGgtacaggaaagaaagagaaagaaaagaaaaatagaaagggtAAAGACAAGGAAAATGGCTCTGTATCCAGCAGTgagacaccaccaccaccaccaccaaatgaAATCAGTCCTCCTCCACATGCtgtggaagaagagaaagatgatGATTGGGGAGAAGATACAACTGAGGAAGCCCAGAGCCGCAGAATGGATGAGATCAGTGACCATGCAAAAGTTCTGACCCTAAGTGATGATTTGGAAAGAACTGTGGAAGAGCGTGTCAATATCCTGTTCGATtttgttaagaaaaagaaagaagagggcatCATTGACTCATCTGACAAAGAAATTGTTGCTGAAGCAGAAAGACTAGATGTGAAAGCCATGGGCCCTCTTGTGCTGACGGAAGTTCTCTTTAATGAGAAGATTAGAGAGCAAATTAAGAAATACAGGCGCCATTACTTAAgattttgtcacaacaacaaaaaggctcaGCGGTACCTTCTTCATGGTTTGGAGTGTGTGGTAGCAATGCATCAAGCTCAGCTCATCTCCAAGATTCCACACATCTTGAAGGAGATGTATGATGCAGACCTTTTAGAGGAAGAGGTCATCATCAGCTGGTCAGAAAAGGCCTCTAAAAAATATGTCTCAAAAGAACTTGCCAAAGA ACGAATCAAAGCAGAGCCATTTATAAAATTGTtgaaggaagcagaggaagaatcTTCTGGTGGtgaggaagaagatgaagatgaaAATATTGAGGTGGTGTATTCAAAGACTGCCAGTGTAAGGAAGGTTGAAACTGTGAAGTCTGACAACAAGGATGATGACATTGATATTGATGCCATTTAA